TCTAAGTAATGCAGGATCTAAAATATCTACACGGTTTGTAGCAGCCACTACGATAACCCCTTCATTAATTCCAAACCCATCCATTTCTACTAGAAGTTGGTTTAGTGTTTGTTCTCTTTCGTCATGACCTCCACCTAAACCTGCTCCTCTTTTTCTACCAACTGCATCAATCTCATCAATAAAGATGATACAAGGTGAGTTTTTCTTGGCTTGCTCAAACAAGTCCCTAACTCTTGATGCACCTACCCCAACAAACATTTCAACAAAATCAGATCCTGAAATACTAAAAAACGGAACGCCTGCTTCTCCTGCAACGGCTTTAGCAAGTAAGGTTTTACCCGTTCCTGGAGGGCCTACTAATAAAACCCCTTTTGGTATTCTAGCACCTAGTTCAACAAACTTTCTTGGGCTTTTTAAAAATTCTACTAGTTCTTCTAATTCTTCTTTTTCTTCATCTAATCCTGCTACATTTTTAAAGGTTATTGTTTTCTTGTCATCAACAACCATCTTAGCACGACTCTTACCAAAGTTCATAACTCGGCTTCCACCGCCACCACCTTGGGCTTGATTCATTATAAAGAAGAATAGAAATATTACAACCCCTAATGCAATTATAGATGGAAGTAGGGATAATAACCAATTCGGTCTAGGAACATCTAACATCTCTCTATCTATGTTATATTCTCTAACATCTAATTCCACTTGGTTTGTATTAGACACAAAAAATGTTCTGGAAGAATTGTCAATAAAATCTACTTTCACACTTCCTGTAGGCACTTCTGCATTTGGTTTTATTTGTATATATCTTATTTGATTTCCTTCTAAGTCATTTAAGAATTGCTTATATCCATAAGCATCTCCTCTTTTTTCATCAGAAGACGATAATACTACTGCAAACAGTAATACAACTAATAATAATGCATAAAAGCTAAGGCCTTTCATATTTTTTTTCAATATATCTTCCTCCTCTCGTTAAGCTAATTAATTTAAAAGATAACACAGTTTTGTAACAAGTTCAATGATTTATTGCTCAATTATTCCAACATAAGGTAAGTTTCTATACTTTTGAGCATAATCCAGTCCATAGCCTACAACAAATTTGTCAGGTATTTCAAACCCTACATAATCTACAGCTACATCTACAACTCTTGTTTCTGGTTTATCTAATAATGTACATAGCTTAATTGTGTTTGGCTTTCTTTCTTTTAATATTTGAATTAAATAACTTAATGTTCTACCAGAATCAATTATATCTTCTACAATAATAACGTCTTTCCCTTCAATAGCATCATCTAAGTCTTTAACGATTTTTACAATACCACTACTTACTTTTTCATCCCCGTAACTTGAAACAGCCATAAAGTCCATCGTTACAGGAACACTTATCTTTTTAGCTAAGTCGCACATAAATACAACCCCACCTTTTAATACACAAATAAGGTGTAATGTTCTACCTTTATACTCTTCTGATATTTCTTTTGCCATTTCTTCAATTCTTTTCGCAACTTCTTCTTCTGTAATAAGTGTGCCAATTTTTTCTACCATCTTATAAATCCTCCGTATCTGTAATTTCCACTTTTAATATCTTTTGTGTTTTTTCAGTTACTTTATACTCTTCACTAACTCTGTATCCAATAATCCATATTATATGATTACCATCCGCAATTAATAATATTTCATCTCTTTTTTCTTTTGGTATTTTATTATCAATAAAGTAATCCTTTAATTTTTTTCTACCATTTATACCTTTCAGAACAATAAAGTCACCAGTTTCTCTAGTTCTTAAACACAAAGCACTTTTTATTCTATCATAATCAAAGAATTTAGTATATGTTTTTTTAGAAGTATCTTCCTCTTTTATATGATTTATAAGGCTTGTTTTCATTTGTTTGGTTATACTTTGTATATAATAACTAGATGGTATTTTTATTATACATTTTTCTTTTTGTAAATGAGCTGGTTTTTCTTGATTATTTTTCAGAAATGAAAATTCTAATGCATCATAATGCTTTTTAACCAATAAATTATTTGGTAAATCAATCTTCTTCCCTACTTCTTTGTTTGCTAGCCCTAAAACTTGATCTATATGAATAGATTCCATATTTTTTATGGTAGATACCCTATTTATAACCTCTCTAATTAATCGTTTTTTCATAGCAATATGTTGGTCCAATAATTCATCTGTTCTTATTATAATATTATCTTCCTCTTGGGATATGATTAATTCTTTTAATAATTCATTTGTATTAATATTTAAATAATCGTCATCTTCTTTTAATAATTCAGTAGTCTGGACAATTTTATCTATTACTTTTTCATTAATATTAGCTTCAATGTATGGAATGATATTAAGACGTATTTTATTTCTTAAGTAAATGTCTTGAGAATTGGTATAATCCTCTTTATACTTTAATTGGTTTTTATTAAGATATGCAATAATATCTTCTCTTTTAAACATTAGCAAAGGCCTAATAATATTCTCTCTTTTAGGTGACATCCCTAATAATCCTTTTATCCCCGAGCCTCTTATTAGATTAATAAGAACGGTCTCCCCTTGATCATTCATATGATGACCTACAGCTATTTTTCCCTTTTTATATTGATCAAGTATTTGGTTGAATACATTATACCTAACTATTCTTCCCGCTTCTTCTTCTGATACTTTTAATCGTTTTGATTCTTCTTTTATATTAATTTTATAACTATAAAAGGGCACCTCTAATGTTCTACATAATTCCTTTACAAATTCTTCATCGGCGTCTGCATCTATCCCTCTTATGCCATGATTAATATGAGCCGCTGACAGTGTAAAGTTTATATTTCCTTGTAGTTTATGTAAGAGATGGAGCAAACAAACTGAGTCTGCTCCACCAGAAACACCAATAACAACATGGTCGTCTTCGTCTATTAAGTTCTCTTTTAGAATATATTCTAGTATTTTCTTTTCCATTTTTTGTACCTACTTATTTTTTATATCTAAAATTTTACTAAATATACAACCATTAATCAAGCTAGATTTTTAATTTGATGGCTATATCCCTTGATACACTAAATACGCCAACAGAATAATACTTACAAATAAGGAGATTCTAATAAGAACTAAATTATTTTTGCTTATTACGTATTTTCTTTTTATATGTTGCTTTTGATATTTCTCTAGTATCTTCTCTGCTTCTTTTATTATATTATTATTTGTGTTATCCATTCTTCCTCCATTATTTCTTCCATATTCTACTTACTAGAACAGTCATATCATCTTGAACCTTATTACCATATTTGTTTTTAGCTCTTTCTAGAATATATTCAGCTATTTCTTGAGGATTTTTGCTGTTGATTTCTTGTAAAATTTCTTCAATCCAGTATTCCTTTTCAATCATCTCACTATCCGCATCTACTATACCATCTGTTACCATTATAAGAAAATCACCTTCGTAAAGCTTTTTAGTAGTTGTATCAAAGTCTACTGTATTTAAAACACCTACTGGTAGGGATGTGGATTTTATGATTTCTACACTGTCTTTTCGCTTTATAAAAGTTGGACCTGCGCCGATTTTTATAAATTCACATATACCTGTATGCAAATCTACAACACTCATATCTAATGTTGAAAAGGAATGTTCATTTGATTTTAACACAAGGACTGAGTTAATCATTTTAATTGCTGTTTTTTTATCAAATCCCGCTTCCATAAATTGCTCTAAAAGTTCTATTACTGCTTCGCTTTCTCTACAAGCCTTTAAGCCTGTTCCCATTCCGTCTGATAAAGACAATATGGTTTGTCCATTTTGAAGTTCTAAGAAAGAAAAGTTATCTCCTGAAACCTTTTCCCCTTCTTTTGTTGCTCTTGCCAATCCTTGTATGGTTCTAAACAGCTTTTCTTCATTAAATTTTAAGGTTACATACTCTTTATCTACTGTGTATTTACTGCTTTCGTCCAGTCTCATTTTCTTTTTCATCACTTTGCTTACTACAGGCAAAAATTCTTTTGACCCAATGGC
This Natranaerovirga pectinivora DNA region includes the following protein-coding sequences:
- the ftsH gene encoding ATP-dependent zinc metalloprotease FtsH, with the protein product MKGLSFYALLLVVLLFAVVLSSSDEKRGDAYGYKQFLNDLEGNQIRYIQIKPNAEVPTGSVKVDFIDNSSRTFFVSNTNQVELDVREYNIDREMLDVPRPNWLLSLLPSIIALGVVIFLFFFIMNQAQGGGGGSRVMNFGKSRAKMVVDDKKTITFKNVAGLDEEKEELEELVEFLKSPRKFVELGARIPKGVLLVGPPGTGKTLLAKAVAGEAGVPFFSISGSDFVEMFVGVGASRVRDLFEQAKKNSPCIIFIDEIDAVGRKRGAGLGGGHDEREQTLNQLLVEMDGFGINEGVIVVAATNRVDILDPALLRPGRFDRKVVVGRPDAKGREEILKVHGKGKPLSDDVDFRAIARSTSGFTGADLENLLNEAAIFAARENKKVIEQEDIHRAFIKVGIGTEKKSRVITEKEKKITAYHEAGHAIMHEILSEIDPVHSISIIPTGFAGGYTMSIPAEDTYYETKTKMEQEIIALLGGRAAEKLVLDDITTGASNDIERATKIASGMVTKFGMSDVLGPIQFGDNNEEVFIGRDWGHTRNYGENIAGLIDSEIKGIIDSSYNKAIKILNENIEVLHKTAEVLLEKEKISGIEFKALFNEFSPSI
- the hpt gene encoding hypoxanthine phosphoribosyltransferase, whose protein sequence is MVEKIGTLITEEEVAKRIEEMAKEISEEYKGRTLHLICVLKGGVVFMCDLAKKISVPVTMDFMAVSSYGDEKVSSGIVKIVKDLDDAIEGKDVIIVEDIIDSGRTLSYLIQILKERKPNTIKLCTLLDKPETRVVDVAVDYVGFEIPDKFVVGYGLDYAQKYRNLPYVGIIEQ
- the tilS gene encoding tRNA lysidine(34) synthetase TilS is translated as MEKKILEYILKENLIDEDDHVVIGVSGGADSVCLLHLLHKLQGNINFTLSAAHINHGIRGIDADADEEFVKELCRTLEVPFYSYKINIKEESKRLKVSEEEAGRIVRYNVFNQILDQYKKGKIAVGHHMNDQGETVLINLIRGSGIKGLLGMSPKRENIIRPLLMFKREDIIAYLNKNQLKYKEDYTNSQDIYLRNKIRLNIIPYIEANINEKVIDKIVQTTELLKEDDDYLNINTNELLKELIISQEEDNIIIRTDELLDQHIAMKKRLIREVINRVSTIKNMESIHIDQVLGLANKEVGKKIDLPNNLLVKKHYDALEFSFLKNNQEKPAHLQKEKCIIKIPSSYYIQSITKQMKTSLINHIKEEDTSKKTYTKFFDYDRIKSALCLRTRETGDFIVLKGINGRKKLKDYFIDNKIPKEKRDEILLIADGNHIIWIIGYRVSEEYKVTEKTQKILKVEITDTEDL